GCACTTGCGTTGAAATGCTTAAGAATAATAAAGGAGCAGGGAGAAAATGCTTTACCTGAAATAGGTCAAACAATAATTTCAGACCCATCTAAGAAACTTGGTCCGCAGCCCGACGGCACTTATAATCTATTCGTTGAGGATATAGAAACGCCAATGGGGGTACGTCCTTTCCGGGAGGCATATTGGGCTCCAACAACTTGCTCCAAATTGCATGGACATCGATGGATTGTATGCAAGGCTGTAGCGGTAACTCCTGAAAACTATAAGACAATTCCTGTATGGTCCAACGTCGTATCCCCATGGTTCTATGGAAAATAAGTTACTGAATCTATTTGTCCTCTTCCGCATTATTTTTTAAAAAGTGAGATCAGTACTGTTGGATATTTCGTTAATTAACTTTAGAATAAAGTTACCCATGAATGCAAGTTTATCATAGCTTATATAGTCAATCGTATCTTCCTCTGTATGATAGTATGGGTGAGTAGGGGGATATTCCCAAAGCATAGCTGATGGTATATTGTTTACTGCGAATGGATAATAATCACTATAGCTTAAATTTAAGGGGTGGATATTATCAATTCGGAGCCCATATTTCATAGATCGTTCAATAATAAAATCTCTTAGCTTACCCTCAGACCAAAGGCTCTTCTTATTGGAAAAGACATTACTAACGGCGTCAAGACAAAACATCGCTACACAATTTTTTCTAATTTCTTCTTTTTTATTATGCACATATAAGGCGGAACCCCACAATCCAATTTCCTCAGCTCCAAAAGCAGCCAAAACTATATTTCTCTTGTTATCCTTATTTGAAGAGAGAATTCTTGCAATCTCAAGTAAAATAGAAACGCCTGTCAAATTATCCCATACACCCAATCCCTTCACTTGCGAGTCATAATGCGCCCCTACTACAACTTCTTCATTACTACTTTTATCTGAACTATTTAAAACTCCAATTATGTTTTTCGTCATAACATTCCTGTAATTCGCTTTATGTTCAATACTTGCTTTAACTCTTCCAATAGATATTAAGGAAAGAATCTTGTAGAGGCTCTTTTTGGATATAATGACACCTGGGATGGGTGCTTTCCATGCATCTGCGTGGGTATTCAATGGAGGAGGATATGTTTTTCCAGCTAGAGACCTGATCAAGCCATTAGGAGCATCGGTAGCGACAATGAGACCTGCAGCATTTTTTTTGACTAGTATATCAATATAGAAAGCTGGCGTATCAGACACTATTAATGCGATTTTATCCTTTACACTATCAGTAGGCAAATTAATTGGTTGTAAATAATTTTCAAATTCACCTAGGAAGATTATTTCACCTTCTATCTGGCCACATTCACTATACTGTAATGGCTCACATTTGATCTCTTCCCGAATCGGAGAAGTTATCAATAAATTGCAATTGGAGGGCACGTACTCAAGAACCTTAAACTCTTGAGTTAAAACCTCATCCATTCCCAATTCGTTAAAAACATTTAGGATATAATTGGCTGCTAATTTTTCTCCTTCTCTTCCTATCCATCTGTTCCCATAAGAACTAAATTCTTTAATTATACTTTTTAGCCTCTCTTTCTCTACTTTGTCAGATTTAGGTATCAATAAGCCCCTTTAATTATTTCAATTCTCTTACCTTTAAATATTGTCTTTGAATGTTTAGTGATCCTGTCAACTTTTACTTAAGCTTTTCTTTTTATGTCTATGGCCAGGTTTCTGTTACGCTCTCTTATGCATGTATTGGATTATATTCTTGATAGGTTGTCTGGTTTGTTCAGGTTTAATAATTATCCATTGTATGAGAAGGCTTGTTCTGTTATGTTTCATATTGCTGGTTTAAGCCTTAGAGATGTTTCTGAGAGGTAGTGTGTAACCATGGCTTCCA
The genomic region above belongs to Candidatus Methanomethylicota archaeon and contains:
- a CDS encoding M28 family peptidase; the protein is MIPKSDKVEKERLKSIIKEFSSYGNRWIGREGEKLAANYILNVFNELGMDEVLTQEFKVLEYVPSNCNLLITSPIREEIKCEPLQYSECGQIEGEIIFLGEFENYLQPINLPTDSVKDKIALIVSDTPAFYIDILVKKNAAGLIVATDAPNGLIRSLAGKTYPPPLNTHADAWKAPIPGVIISKKSLYKILSLISIGRVKASIEHKANYRNVMTKNIIGVLNSSDKSSNEEVVVGAHYDSQVKGLGVWDNLTGVSILLEIARILSSNKDNKRNIVLAAFGAEEIGLWGSALYVHNKKEEIRKNCVAMFCLDAVSNVFSNKKSLWSEGKLRDFIIERSMKYGLRIDNIHPLNLSYSDYYPFAVNNIPSAMLWEYPPTHPYYHTEEDTIDYISYDKLAFMGNFILKLINEISNSTDLTF